The nucleotide window ATGTGCGTTACCGCTCCGATCAGTTTTCCGTTTTGAAGAATTGGAGAGCCGCTCATTCCTTGAATAATACCGCCGGTTTGATTCAATAAAGCCGGATCCGTAACCTGAAAGCGTATTCCTTTTACGGCTTGACCGTTTTGTTTTCGGACTTCTGTGATTTGAATGGAATACCGTTGCGGGATTGTGCCCTGCACCACGGTATAAATTTCTGCCGGCCCTACCGTGGCTTCCTCGCGCGAGGCTACAGGCACGCTGATGGAAGTGGAAGGATAGGTTTGGACTTTGCCATACAGACCATAAATCGTATTCTTGCTGACCGTCCCAATCGGAATTAAACTATCCGACTGACAGATTTTTTCACCCGGATTGCCGGAGCTGGAACGGCGGACTGAAACGACGGTAGCTTCGAAGATCTGTCCCATGGTGACGTCCGCAGGACGGCTTTGACCTTCTTCAGCGATTTCATGTCCCAAAGCCGCGAAGGTCTGCGTTGCCGGATCATAGTAAGTCATCGTTCCGACGCCTTTAATCTTATCTTTGACGTACAATCCAGTCTTAAATACTTTCTCTGATGCCAAATAACAGACAAACAAAGAAGCAGCCTCACGCTGCCCGTTACGGATTACAGTGACAGGAACTTGATTTCTTTCTTTCTGCAGCGTTTTCAAATTGGCAAATAACTCTTCCAGAGAAGAAACCTGCCTGCCATTGGATTCAATAATCCGGTCCCCTATCTGTATCGTCCCTTCCTTCGCTGCGGACAACGTTTCCCCATTGACTTCAAAATCATACATTCCACTGACATAAACGCCTTCGTAATTGACTGTGATCGCAATTGTATCGCCGCCCAGAATCACCGTTTTCTCCTGAGCTTGTATCGGCAACAGCGTTAACGTCAATAGGAAGGCCGTTAAACCCAGAAATCTTCTCATGGCCTCACCTCCGCAGTACTGATAGTATGGCATTCCGCGGATTTCGTTATAGCCTGAAAATCTTACCAAAGCCTGAAAAGCAGGCCTGTTCCGGCGTTTAATTGATTTTAAATTGATGAAATCCGCTCAGAGACTGATGAATCTGTCCCTGAATTTATGAAAAAACACGGTCAGTTTGACCGTGCCTCATTGACTTTCATTTGATTGCGCTGGAATAATTCCTGGGCGGCCTGACGAGCGGTAAGCGACAATTCGCCCTGAGAAATCAGCGCCAGCTGATCAATGCGCTCATCCTCACTCAGCCGCTGAATTTGTGTCTCTGTGAAATCCTGTCCTTGGCGTTTCGTCACATGATAGTGTTGATCTGAGCACGCTGCAACCTGCGCCAGATGCGTAACGGAAAAAACCTGGGCATCATGGGCCAGCAGACTCATCTTCAAACCGATCGCCGTAGCCACCTGGCCGCTGACGCCGGTATCAATTTCATCAAAGATGACAGTCTGAATGCCTTCTAAACGCGTAAAGATCGTTTTCAACCCGAGCATTAACCGGCTTAGTTCCCCGCCGCTGGCAACCTGGGTCAGCGAACGCACCGGTTCGCCTGGATTCATGGAAATCATAAAGTCTGCTTCATCCAGACCATGAATTGAAGGCTTCGCCTCTTTCAGCTGCAGGACAAAGCGGGCATGCGGAAGCATCAGGTCATGCAGATGAATTTCGACTTCCTTCTGCAATGACAGAGCTTTCTGCTGCCGCACCTGACGCAGCTTCAAGGCGGTTGCTTCAAACTGTTGATAGGCTGACTGAACCCGCTGCTGCAGCTGCTGCAGATATTCCTGACGATGCTCCTGCTGATCCAGCTGCTGCCGGAAACTCGCTTCCTTTTCCAGAATTTCATCCAAACTGCGGCCGTATTTTCGTTTTAACCGGTTGATTTCAAACAGCCGGCTTTGGACTTCATTGATCTGTTCCTCACTGAACTCCAGGGATTCAAAGTAGCTTTGCAGCCGTTCTTTTAAATCCTGCAGTCCATAGTAATGCTCGTTAAGCGCCTCGCTGATTTCGGCCAGCTCCTTTT belongs to Holdemania massiliensis and includes:
- the spoIVB gene encoding SpoIVB peptidase codes for the protein MRRFLGLTAFLLTLTLLPIQAQEKTVILGGDTIAITVNYEGVYVSGMYDFEVNGETLSAAKEGTIQIGDRIIESNGRQVSSLEELFANLKTLQKERNQVPVTVIRNGQREAASLFVCYLASEKVFKTGLYVKDKIKGVGTMTYYDPATQTFAALGHEIAEEGQSRPADVTMGQIFEATVVSVRRSSSGNPGEKICQSDSLIPIGTVSKNTIYGLYGKVQTYPSTSISVPVASREEATVGPAEIYTVVQGTIPQRYSIQITEVRKQNGQAVKGIRFQVTDPALLNQTGGIIQGMSGSPILQNGKLIGAVTHMVTSQPESGYGIYIDWMLQEAQSE
- the recN gene encoding DNA repair protein RecN; the protein is MLKHLYVKNFILIDEADLDFDAGFSVFTGETGAGKSILIDAISLLCGQRAQAGFVKKGEAKALIEGVFDFTQNPRVLTMLQEAGFDGDEDVVISREISAEGKSQMRLNHRVTTANLIRDLLSHEIDIHSQHDTQYLLNRSSFLNLLDQYLDEDELIAAVKEQYKTYHQLKDQLEEARSPKAEQDLEFLRFQLNEIEQAQLKPGEDEELEAIEHRIAAREKIYQRVAESLEILDGEQSAVPQLYEAARLTGGFPEEKELAEISEALNEHYYGLQDLKERLQSYFESLEFSEEQINEVQSRLFEINRLKRKYGRSLDEILEKEASFRQQLDQQEHRQEYLQQLQQRVQSAYQQFEATALKLRQVRQQKALSLQKEVEIHLHDLMLPHARFVLQLKEAKPSIHGLDEADFMISMNPGEPVRSLTQVASGGELSRLMLGLKTIFTRLEGIQTVIFDEIDTGVSGQVATAIGLKMSLLAHDAQVFSVTHLAQVAACSDQHYHVTKRQGQDFTETQIQRLSEDERIDQLALISQGELSLTARQAAQELFQRNQMKVNEARSN